Part of the Virgibacillus necropolis genome, CTAATTTTCTTGGACGTTTGCTTATAAATAATGATTTCATTTCATTTGTTAATTGTGCATTTAACAACTTTGATGCCAAGATAATGCTCTGTCCACCTATACCAAGGAAATAGTTTGATTTTAATAATTCGTGAACCATTTCCCAGTTAATGTCTTGTTTCATAATGCGGTGAATATCTACTACCCAACGTAGACGTGACCAACCATGACGAGAACCGTGTGATACAAGAAATAAAAACAAATCTTCTTTTCCTAATAAATAAACAGGAAAACTTGTAAGTGTACTCTTATTTTTTCGTTTCCATAATTCGCAAAATCCTGGTTCTTTACTTGGACCAGGATTCAGCCGCCAATGGATTTCTAATTTAATATTTTTTACTGGGTGTATGTATGTAACATGATGATGTCTCCATTTCCAGTCATTCAACACTGTTTGTATATAATCATCTTTCTTATACCCATGACTAACAAGTAGTTGTTCTGCTTGATCAATTTTTTCTACGGGAATCAGCATATCTAAATCACTTGACGTGCGAAGTGAAACATCACCATATAGTTCATGGGCAAGCACTGGACCCTTTAAAAAAAGGAGACTTATTTGACTTTCTGCAAACCATTTACTTACACGTTCCATTTCCCCACTTAAATGTAGCATTTGAAATGTATTTTGCATGTACTGCTGCTGCAGAAACTGTCTTACGTATGTTGGAACCAACTGCTCTTCAAGTAGCTTTATTTTATTATGGAGTAATGGATATACACGGTGATGCTTCGCTTGATTAATAAAGGCGTTCCAATCGATCTTGTTGCATAGTTCTACTTGATGTTCTTTGATGTATTGTTCATTTCCTTCTTTTAGTAACGCAAGAATTAGATTTACTTCCTTGGGAATACGCGCAAGATCAAGTGTGTTATCCATAGTTTTCTCCTTCTAGATCTTTCATTTATACTACCTTTGCAAATTTGGCAACAACAGTGAATTTCTCCATTCCTTCTGAGCCAGAAACATAAAATGACCCACTCCTTAGCCAAGCGTGGGCAATTAACTCGCCATTTTTATCTTTGGCGGTGCCTAAATATAGTGTCGAATCAATATGACGACGTGCCAGCAATTTCTGACCAGCAATCGCTTTTACTAGACATTGGCTTTCCCAGAAAGTGTGTGGACTCATAATTCTTATTGCTGCAGATACATCTTTTATTATTCCCAAGTACTTAGAATCTTCTGTGTATGCAGTTTCATCCATATTTTTACCCAAAGATGGAGCAATTTTGGCGAAAGGCAAGCCCTTGAGAAGGCGTGCCCATCCCAAACAAATAAAGGCCTCTAGCAATAACATTTTTGTTTTCCAATTCAATGAAAAAAAAGTCCTTATCTTTTTCATAAGGTTCTCTAATCCTTTCTAACAAGTCTAGTATCCGTACATGTTTAATAACTCATTTTAAAGTTTGTTAACCAACCTTTATACTATTTAAGAATATAGAGGTTGGCTATGTAAGGTTACTGATGAATGACTTAATTAGCTATCTCCAACTCCACCATGGCCGTAATTATCATCCAACCAATCCTCAAACCAATCAAACCAGTCTTCCCAGTCCCCGGTCATTGTTTTTCTAACATCTAATACTTCTAAAACAGGCTTACTCCATTTTCCTTTCATTTTTTCACCTCCCTTTAAGGAAAAAATTAAATTAGCACTTTGCTAGAATAAATACCAAGATCAAGAGGCTGCCCCATCTTCTATCTTAATCAGCCTTTCGTCCAATAATAGATTTAAGAAAGACAAGACTTGATCCCAGCATTCATCTTGTTTGACCTCATAATGCTTCATTAAAAAAGCTATTAAATCTTCTGTTGTAGTAGGGTCTTTAATTTGTTCCCAAATCTCTCCCCCCATTTCCCCAAGGTTGTAATATTTTCCATTATGAATACTTAACATTACTTTTTCGCCATCCATATCACTTACGATGTTTCCTTGTTCTTGGCTAACAATACTTTGGTTTTTAATCATCTGACTTTCTCTCCTTTACCTATTTTAGTTAAAATTAAATTCACTAATTCATGAGCAGTGAAATGAGAAACAGGCCGTTTAATTTTGTATAGGTCAATTTTATTAACAATTTCTGCAGTCGTGCTAAAATGCCATTCCATTAATCCCGAACGGTTAATTAGAAAGTTACGGTATGTATGATTGAACAAGGTATGTAGTCGTTCAAGATTTTTAATAGGATAAATTTCAATCTCATAATCATTCGTTTTATTTAGTTCAAACACCCCAGCCAGAGGTACTGGTTCAGTTGCAAATTGCTCTGGAACCGGAACGGCGAACTTTGTTTCCCTGTCGATGATTGGCCTAAGGGGTTTTGAATCAATACCAAATTTATCTAAGCTTTCTATCCAAAGTTTCTGCTGTGGATATGCAGGTGTCACAATTGGGATATTGTTTTCATTTACCGTAACTGGAATTACATCATCACTTAGTAGTTGATACCCCCTGCTTAAAAATGCGGAAGCAAGCGTTGATTTGCCTGCACCAGAATCACCTACTACCGCATATGCTTTTCCATCTATTAGTAAAGCACTTCCGTGTAGTGGTAGTATTTGTCTTTGCATTAATAATGCACCCATGCAAGTACCAAGAATGTAGAGTCTAATTTGAGCCTCCTTTGAACCATTTATAGGTGAAACAAAAACCTTATTCCCTTTTTGAATGAGGAAAATAGCTGTGTCTGGAACATGAAACAAAACGAAGTCCTTTTTGACAACAAGATATTTGTTTTTTTCCGATAGTTTAGACCACATATTTAGTAAATCAGCGTAATGTATACCAATATCCGTCAATTCCTCATCCGTATTTAACTGAGGCAACTCTGGCAGAGGAAAGTCACTAGAAATACTCAAACCGAAAGCTTTGTAAACGTTTTTTTGGATAGTATCTATCATCGAACTTCTCCTCCGTTTTTAAGAGTACAATTTAAATTTGACATACCCTCATGGTTTTCTTCTTTTCATTAGGCACATCAAAACAATCGGTTTCCATTCAACCATCGTTCAATATAAAGAACGAAAACAAGAAAAAAAGACCTTCACACTGTTTTGAGAAGCATACTATTTTGCTAATTATTCTTATTTTGTTCTTTATAAAGTATTATAAGATGAATTTATCATCTTTTACATGTAGTGTCAATAATACTTTTACAATGTTTTGCTAATTATGTATAGACCTGCATACCACGGTATGCAGGTCTTGTTTTTCATAAGTATTTATTAACTGTAATGAACAACATCGTCTTCCATTGCGTCTGGATCAGGTTGAACCTCATCTGGGTAATGTAATCCTGGTCCCGCCATAGTCATATTAATATCAAGTACTTCTAATAATGGCTTACTCCATGTCTTTTTCATGTTTTCACCTCCTTAAAAAGTTTTTTTAATAAATCGATACACAATTAAACTTCGCATTAGTAACTTGAATTCTGAATCAAGTATAAGTTCCGGCTTTGGATTTTCCTTTACTTTTGACATTGCAGATTTAATTATATTTAGATTAAGATATTCAGCCATTGCCGGGTCCGTGGTAATACTTTGGAATTCATTTATCAATTCGGACCACTGTGGAAGTAGTCTTTGGATACCATCCACTCCCTGTGCTCCTTTTACCAAGTGATTTAACCTCACTTTATCAGGTAAGATATTTTTAGTTACCCTACGAATTAATGATCGATCCACGCCTTTTTGAATATACTGCGAATCCGGTACAGATAAACAAAACTGGACAACCCGGAGGTCATTCGTTGGATCGCGATTCCAGATTGAGTTTCTTAAGGAAAACTTTGTATCAACTGTTCCATTACTCCGATAAAATAGTTTTTCAAACTGATTTTCTCTAGCCTCAAAGGTGCTTGGTAAGGTAGAACCTGTTTCATCTATACCAAAACTTTGTATCCTTTCAAATACGTTTTTTCTTTCAGCGAATGCTAGATTAATTAACATCGGTATGGAAGGTTCTGATCTAGAGCTGAATTTATTTTTTATCGATGGAAATGTTTTTTTTCCTATAACAGACAACACTCTTTTTCTTCCTGTCCCTTTAACATGAATAAATGCATTTATTTCTCTGTTTAGATTTATCCAACGAAGACTCCTGAATAGCTTCGTATAATAATCTAAAGCATTTCCCCACGAAATAGTATAATTACCCCGCGATCCATTTAAAAGCACCTTCACCCCCTGCTGGCTTGCTACCTCATATATTCCAGATATCCAATAGGAGTTTTCGAAAAATTTATATGGCATTTCAAGTACATCTAACCACTTATCCATTTCAGTTAAAGGGCTTTTATCTGGAAAACTTAGATAGTTTGGATTAATATTTCCGACATGATTAACAGTTGATTTAATAAAAGGTCTCTCATCTGCTAATTTACTTTTTGGTGTCCAGTCTTCGAAACCATCCATCGGAACATAACTGAACGTGTGCAATTGTTTTTTATCTTTTTCTAGTGCTTTAGCAGCAAAACCAACAACGGAACCAGAATCTAATCCTCCACTTAAGCGTGATCCTACCTTATGATCAGTTCGCAAGTAATCATTGACCACATTTCCAAATAGTTCTTTAAAGGCTTCCTCGTACTCGGTATTTGACTTTAAATTTAATTTATACTTCGTAGTTAATGTACTGTATCTTGAAAGAGTAACATTACCTTTAATTACTGATATTGTATGTGACGGTGGAATTTGGTCAATCCCCTTATACACAGTTGCAAGTGGATTCACAGTATCAAACATATCCGGAATAGCGAGAAAGTCTGCAAGCCACTCTTCGTTTAAACTTTTTTCCACATACGGTAAAGATAATAATGGTTGTATCACCGTACAAAAGGCAAAACAATGATGGTTATTGTAAAAGTAAAGTGTTCTAGCGCCTGAAAAATCCCTAGCACCAAATAACTTTTGATTTTGCTCATCCCAAATCATAAAAGCAAAGTCTCCTACCAAATGTTTTGCTACCTCATCTCCCCATCTGCAGTATGCTAATAAGATTAATTGACTATCTGGCATAATTTTTCTTTTATATTTCTTAACCTGCAAACTTTCAAATAACTCTTCACGATTGTCAATAATAGCATCGGCAGTAATCGATAACTGCCTCTCATAGTCATAATAAGGAAGTGGTTCTTCTACTGACTCTGGAGTAATCCATTGCGCTTGGCAACCAAGAAAGATATTCCTTTGTTGCCAAATTTGTATATCATCAGCAGGGAACCTCTGAAGAGTCTGCATCATGCCATTGCTTTGCTCGTTAGATATAGGTTCATTATTACTATTGTAAATCCCAGCTATAGCGCTCATAATTTTCTCTCCCCACATCACACAATTAATAATTCAAACACTTAATAACGAACGTAATTTGCATAGAATCGGATCTCTCATCATTCATTGTAATAAATAAACCTGGATGAATGCAGTATTGAATATACCAGTTTAGTTCTATATAAAGAACGTTACCACACAAGTTTACTTTATACAAGTGAAATTTCGGCAAATTCAGAAACTGGTGAATTGATTGAACCAGGGCATGTAGCTTATGGTCAGCTATTTCATAAGTCCTTATAAATATTACAAACTACGATGCCCGCGAGACTATTCATTGCTTCACTGTATAAAGTTTCTATACATTTCACAAGAATCCAATCATCAGCATCAACAAACATTACATAACCATATCTAGATGTTTAGCCCCCGCTCTTCTAGTGGCAATGCTTCCCTCATTATCCTAATCTCTCACAATTATCCTATTGTCTATTTTTTTGTATTTTTCACATATTGCTAAACTGTTTTCAATCAAACCATCATTAATCAAAAATAATTGAATTATTTGAATAATTGTCTAATAATTGATTTAATGCACTTTTCAAGTTTTCTTCCAGATTATATATAAGGACTCCGATACTAATTTCGTTCATTAAAATTCTCTTCCTTCATTTTCCACTCTATCGTACTACTTATACAACAGCCAATTTTGATGCAATTTTCATTAGTGCATGTTTGTATTTTTTCTTCTTATAAATATTCTCTCCTATATTAAAAAGATAGTTTACATCTTTATTTCTAATAGCATTTAAAAACGAATCTGAAAAAAACTTTATTGATCCTCGATTATCTATTGCCTCTAGGATATAATCATTTGATACGTATTCAAATATTTGTTGTTTTATTTCCAATTCAGTTAGGTTACCAAGAAATAAATCGTATAAGCATCTTTTAAACATGTTAAGCAACATAATACTTGGTCCATTGTAATTACTTTGTTTTGTATTTTGATAATGTTCATCTATAACTTTCTTTTGTATTTTAAAACCTTCTATTACATCTTTAAATAAATCGGGCATATATCGAGATGTAAAGCCACCTAATCGATAGTAATATAAACTTTCATCTACAACTTTAAGTCTGTCTGCTTTCATTAACATTTCCAAATTATAAAACAGATCTTCCCCAAAAAATTTAATTTTATCAATATATTTACCACTGCTCATTAATAACTCTCTTTTGTATAACTTTGCACATAGTGAAGCTGGAAACGGGTGACCATGGAAGTAGGCTATAGCTAATTCATCTTTTATTTCCTCTTTATTGAAAACCCTATCTTCCTTAAAATAAATACTATTATTTTTTTGTTTAATTAACCCATTTCCAAACGTTCTAAGGGTGTTACATACAATAATCTCAAGCGAATCTTTAATAGCACCTTTGTAAAGAATTTCTATCGTCTTTTTATCTATCCAGTCATCAGAATCAACAAACATGATATAGTCTGAACTTGATGCATCAAGTCCTTTCCTTCTAGTAACTACAGTACCTTCATTCTTCTTATCAATTATCAAAATTCTATTATCCGTTTTTCGGTATTTCTCACATATTTTTAAACTGTTATCTGTTGAACCATCATTTACTAATATTAACTCAAAATCTGTAAAAGTCTGTTTAAGAACAGACTTAATACATTTTTCAAGGTTTTTTCCTGGATTATATATAGGAATTATTACACTTACTTTACTCATCTAAGCCCACTCTTTTCTACTATCTAATTTTTTATCCCAAATGACATCAAGCTTAAGAAATCTTATTATTTTGACCTGACTGACGGTTAGTGTTAATACTAAAGGTATTTCATGTGGCTGAAGCTTGTGCTCTTTACATTACAGACCGTTTCGCGCCATTATTAATTTCTACTAACCTTCCATTACTTATTTTGAATACAATATCACAGTTTTCTATAGTACTTAACCTATGCGCTATAATAATTAAAGTTTTTTCAGTTTTTAAACTGTCAATTGCCTTCATAATTTCTCTTTCTGTATTAGTATCTAATGCAGATGTAGCTTCATCCATAAAAAGTATTTCTGGGTTATGGTATAATGCACGTGCAATCCCTATTCGTTGACGTTGGCCTCCAGAAAGTCGAACACCTCGTTCTCCAACCGAAGTTTCTAATTGATCTGGAAGTGATTCAACAAACTCTTTCAATTGAGCCTGATCTAACGCTTTCCAAACTTCATCATCCTCAATTTGTCCACTGTCTACCCCAAATGCGATATTGCCACGGATGGAGTCATCTGATAGGTATATAGATTGCGGAATATACCCTATTTTTTGTTGCCATAATGATTTTTGATCATATAAGTTTTTACCATCTACTAATACGCTACCACTTTCTGGCTGAAACAGACCAAGAATAATATCGACAAGGGTTGTTTTTCCAGCTCCAGATTCCCCTATAAAAGCAACGGATTGACCAATAGGTATAGTTAAAGATACATCCTTTATAGAATAGGCATTTTGTTTCGGATAACGAAAAGTAACGAGATTTAATTTAATTGAATCAAGAAATGTTTTCTCCCCTTTATTAATTAAGGCTGACTTTGCATCATAAGGAGTAGTTAAATATTCCTCTTTATTATTAAACAAATCATCATAGACTATAGATAAAGCGGGTTGACTATATCGAATAGTTGTTATCAATGCAACAACTCTTGTTATAGAAGGCATTAATCGAAAAGCGGCCATAGCAAAAAGCGCCATAGTTGATACTACTTCTGTTGTACTTGTTCCTTGAAAAACAACAATTAGCATCGTGATAAGAACGATCGATACCAGCAACGTTTCAATAAATAGCCTTGGCACTTGCTCTAACATCTTCATATACCTGCTATTGTTCGCTTTGATTTGACTTTGACCTGTGTATGCTTTAATAAAGAAGTTTTCTTTTCCTGAAACTTTAACCTCTTTACTCGCTCCTAAGCCTTGATTCACCCATTTAATCATCGTCCCACTAACTTTTTGTTGTTCTTCACCTAAATAACTGATTTTTTTACGAAGAATTGTAAAAAACAAAAAAACACTTCCACCTAATAAGATAGAAGCTACTATTGTTGCAACCGGAGCTGTCACTAAAAGCAATACTAAAATACAAATAGTCACAAGAATTTCCGTAAATAACTGAAATCCCGATATGACTATCCCCTGAAACACCTTAGATACTTCTCCATTCACATTACGTAATAGATCTGCTGTATTTCGTTGTAAATGGAAAGTATATGGTTTTATCAAATATTCTTTAAACAAATCACGTGATAATTTAACTTGCTGATTTAAGATGACTCTAAATTGCGCATAGTTGAAAAGAAGTAAGTATAGATTTTTTAAAACAAAAGTTGTCAATAGTAGCGCAACAGAGAATATGATAAACGATGTTGTTGATTGGAAATTAAATAAATCATATATATTTGATAGGATTGCTTCTTCCTGAATGATTGATGGATTTGTTACAATTCCAACAAAGGGAATAATTAACCCTATTCCTACAGTCTCAAATAAAGCTGCTATTATCATCATAAAGAACAAAATTAATAACTTTTTCTTTTCTCTTTTATTAAAAAGACTTAGTATTTTTTTTACTGTACCCTTCAATTTGTTCACACCCTTTCAATGTATTATTACCCAACCAAACTATTCACATAAGATTAAACTTATTTTTAGCTAATACAAACTTATTAAAAATGTTTACGTTCCTCTGAATACAGATCAATTTATGTGCTTTGTAGTACAAATATGGACATCGATAAATTAATATGTCTTTATAGAATTCTTCATCATTCAAAATTGATGATATTATTTTATGTTTTTCATTTATTGTAAGAGTACTGTTTACAACATCATTCATATAGGCTAAAGTAACTCCAACATAATAACTTTTAACTTTATTCTTATAAATTTCAAGATGGTATTTGTTGCATTTTTCAAAAAGGACCAAAATTAGCCCCTATAATAAAAGATTTCTTTTTTAACCTGTTAAATTCATCAGGTAATACTCTCCTTTTAATCAAAGCCTCTTCCCACCCTATCCCTTCCATAAATATAGATCCTCCTATATTTAAAAGGGCATCATATTTTTTATACTTTAATAATAATTTATTTATTTTGTGGAAAGCATCGATTTTGCGTATCCCGAAGAAATTCACGCTCATACTTTTTAGTATACTCACATTTTTGTATTTTTTAAAAATTCCATTGTATTTGGTATTTGATGTAAGTAAATACCAATCTACATTAGGATATCTATCAAATAATACTTTCAAAAATAAATCGTCCCCCAAGTTTTGAGAGAAGTAAGCATTTACTAAAATTTTCTTTTTCAATTTCTTCCACCTCTGTTTTTATATAATTGATCTAGTAATTCTTTACGATTTCAAAAAGTTTTTCTAGTTCAATAGTTGAATTGATTCTTTCCTTATCTAGGTTATTGGTAAAGATGTTACATAACTTTTTATTCTTTATTAGTTTCTTTACACCTTCATACAATTCACTTTCATCAATATTTACTATAAGTCCCGTTTCCTCGTTTCTTATCTGCTCATTAGCTCCATTAACGTTAGTAGCTACAATAGGTTTTTTTAAGGATCTAGCTTCTAATGTTGTAATACAATAGCCTTCATATCTAGATGGTTGAACATATATATCACACTGATCCATGTATGGATATGGATTGGGATCTGAACCTAACAAGATAAATTTATCCTGGAGATTGTATTCGTTTATTAACTTTTCATATTTGCTTCGTGAACTACCTTCACCTAAGCAATACCATTTGACTTTATATCCTTCTTTTACAAGCCTGGCTAACACTCTTATAGCTAAATCCTGGCCTTTTTCAGTTGTTAACCTACCAACAGTTAGGATCCTTACCCCTTCAAAATTATCAATAAATCCTTTTCCTTCTTTTGATTGATCCTGAATTACTTTCGGAGACACCAAATTTAGAAAAACCTCAGATTTCTTTTTTATTGTAGGAACCAATTCAATAAGTTTATTTTTCGCTTCATTAGAAACAACAAAGATTTTATCGAATTTTTTATATAGCTTAGTCGCAAAGTTTACGTCGAACCCTATTTTAGTAATATCAAAATGAATCCATTGAATTTTCTTTTTTGCTTTTATTTTATGGATAACAAAATAGCTTATGAAGTCCATTGGACCAGCATAAGCTACAGCAATATCATATTCATTTGTAAAGTTAGGAACATCTTTTAGGATATATTTTAAAAAAATACTTTTATTTTTAGTTACTTTAGATATTAGGTATATTAAGAGGGAAATTAAATCCTCTTATTACGTGACCTGTTTTAAATAAGCTTTTGACCACTTCTCTTGGTGGCTTATTTAATGAATCTTGTAATTCGTTATATTCCTTTACATACTCTACATGCACCTCACTTGGTATTGAAGCTAAAAACCCTCCATATTTCTCTAACATTAATATTGTGATATCATATTCACTCTTTGGAATCTCAGAAATCATATTGAGTAAAGCCTTTTCTGTTCCGCCTACATTCATATTTATAAGCATGAAAACTATTTTTTTCTTCATGGTTTTTACTCGCTTTCATCCAAGTAATTGATAAAACTTTTCAACTTCCTCAATGTTACCTTTTTTTTCACCCCTTAGATATTGAATTATAGTCTCTCTTAGTTCTTTATCATTTATTAATTGCATTATTCCATCTGAGACTGCTTCTGGATTCATATCAACTACAATGCCGTTCTTTCCTTCTACCATCTGAGCGTATACTGCATCAAATCTTGTGGTGACAACTGGTACATTAAGCATTCGTGCTTCTGCAATCGCTAAACCAAATCCTTCAAACTTTGAGGTCTGTACGTAAATATCTGCATTTTTAATAAACGGATAAGGATTTGATCTAGTACCCAATAATATAAAGTGCTGCGTTAAATTGTTTTTATCTATAAATTCCTCTATTTCTTTCTGTTGAGGACCTTTTCCTAATACGTACCATCTGAAATTGATACCATTCTCTTTCAGCCTTTCACACGCATTTAAAGCTATATCATAACCTTTTTGATAATCAAGTCTACCTATAGTAAGGATTTTTACACCTGTAAAATTATCATCATAACTTTCTCCTATATTAGCCATTTCAACTATCAAATCTGGATTATTTATATCATGAATCACTCCCACCTTTTCTGAACAATCGGGGAAGGTTTCCAAGAATATTTCCTTTGTTGTATCAGAAACAGCAACTATTTTATTATATTTATCATAAAAATCTTTTTGGAACGTTTTATCTTGTTCTTTCAATTTATAACTAACATTTACCCAAGCAAACTTCTTCTTCGCCCTTACCTTGTCAGCTATATAAAAAGTAGGGACACCTTGTGCGTAACTGATAGCAACATCATAGTACTTAGAATTTTTTTCAATATTTTTAGAAACACTTTGCCAAAAAACCCTGGCTTTCTGTGAGTTACGGTAATTTTCCTTTCGTATTCCTATTGAATATTTCATTCTTGAATAAAGCATTTTATAATTAGAGTTTTTGAGAGTATAAATAAGAGATTGCTTTATGTTTAACTTTGTGTATTCCGTGTACTTCAATGGCTTTAAAATAGTTACTTCTTTCGGGACTAAACTTTCAAGAATCGTTTCATGTGCAAAAAGCATTAAATCGACGGAGTACTTTGTGTAGTCCAATAATGACAACAAAGTTACTAAACTCTTTTCTGCACCTGCACAATCCAGTGAATCTATAGCAAATAATAGTTTCTTTTTCATTTTATCAAGCTCCATAATTAGGTTATAGTTCTTCTTTTAATTAACCTTTTGAGGAATGTTTTATATTTTAGTTTAATAGCTATAATTCTTAACTTAGTTATTTTCATTCTCTTTGTGAAGCTATACCACAACAATTCCTTATTTTTGTTACCAGGGCAGTCAGATAATAGGCTGTTGATCTTATGAATACCTTTTTTATCTTTAAAGGTGCGTTGCTTTTTCTTTATGTTTTTCACAGTCTTTAATGTAGCAAATTTAATACCTTCATAATAAAAATGATTTTCTGGATTAAAAATGATATCATCAACAGATTTTTTAAAAGTTAGCAATTCGTTATTATAGCTTCTAAGGCAATCAGAGTCTGAACATTCTTCTAGTAAATTATGTCCATAATGAATAAAATCTAAATTAAGAGACTCACGAATCCCGTATGCTGCCAGTACGGAATCCGAAATGACACAAAAACATTCATTATCGATAGTTTTATCATTTAAAAGTTGTTTGTACTTATTAGTATTTCTTCTTAACTTTTCAAAAGAACCTAGTATGGCATTGTTCAAGAAATGTATACTATTTTCGTTTAAAAACATTTGAGTTAGTCTAATCGTATCGTTGTGTGTTTCATTTATATAAAAAGAATTCACAGGATTGCTATAAAGCCTAGTTAATTCTTCATGTATTCTAGATAGTTTTTCAAAATTCTTTGTTTCAAAAACAAAAACACTAATAGTTCCCACTCCATTAGTAAAAGAACTAAGCACATTACTTAGATCTTGATAGTCATTATTGTACAATTGCATCATTAAATTTTTTGGACCTTCTTTTACTATCTTAATATCCTTTTCGTAATAAATAGATCCATGTTTGCTAAGTACTTCCCTAACATCCTGCTTTTTTTCAAGAGATTTCGGAAATAGAAGAACAACATATGTATCTTTTTTTAACTTACAATAT contains:
- a CDS encoding ABC transporter ATP-binding protein, whose protein sequence is MNKLKGTVKKILSLFNKREKKKLLILFFMMIIAALFETVGIGLIIPFVGIVTNPSIIQEEAILSNIYDLFNFQSTTSFIIFSVALLLTTFVLKNLYLLLFNYAQFRVILNQQVKLSRDLFKEYLIKPYTFHLQRNTADLLRNVNGEVSKVFQGIVISGFQLFTEILVTICILVLLLVTAPVATIVASILLGGSVFLFFTILRKKISYLGEEQQKVSGTMIKWVNQGLGASKEVKVSGKENFFIKAYTGQSQIKANNSRYMKMLEQVPRLFIETLLVSIVLITMLIVVFQGTSTTEVVSTMALFAMAAFRLMPSITRVVALITTIRYSQPALSIVYDDLFNNKEEYLTTPYDAKSALINKGEKTFLDSIKLNLVTFRYPKQNAYSIKDVSLTIPIGQSVAFIGESGAGKTTLVDIILGLFQPESGSVLVDGKNLYDQKSLWQQKIGYIPQSIYLSDDSIRGNIAFGVDSGQIEDDEVWKALDQAQLKEFVESLPDQLETSVGERGVRLSGGQRQRIGIARALYHNPEILFMDEATSALDTNTEREIMKAIDSLKTEKTLIIIAHRLSTIENCDIVFKISNGRLVEINNGAKRSVM
- a CDS encoding glycosyltransferase, with protein sequence MDFISYFVIHKIKAKKKIQWIHFDITKIGFDVNFATKLYKKFDKIFVVSNEAKNKLIELVPTIKKKSEVFLNLVSPKVIQDQSKEGKGFIDNFEGVRILTVGRLTTEKGQDLAIRVLARLVKEGYKVKWYCLGEGSSRSKYEKLINEYNLQDKFILLGSDPNPYPYMDQCDIYVQPSRYEGYCITTLEARSLKKPIVATNVNGANEQIRNEETGLIVNIDESELYEGVKKLIKNKKLCNIFTNNLDKERINSTIELEKLFEIVKNY
- a CDS encoding glycosyltransferase family protein encodes the protein MKKKIVFMLINMNVGGTEKALLNMISEIPKSEYDITILMLEKYGGFLASIPSEVHVEYVKEYNELQDSLNKPPREVVKSLFKTGHVIRGFNFPLNIPNI
- a CDS encoding glycosyltransferase, which gives rise to MKKKLLFAIDSLDCAGAEKSLVTLLSLLDYTKYSVDLMLFAHETILESLVPKEVTILKPLKYTEYTKLNIKQSLIYTLKNSNYKMLYSRMKYSIGIRKENYRNSQKARVFWQSVSKNIEKNSKYYDVAISYAQGVPTFYIADKVRAKKKFAWVNVSYKLKEQDKTFQKDFYDKYNKIVAVSDTTKEIFLETFPDCSEKVGVIHDINNPDLIVEMANIGESYDDNFTGVKILTIGRLDYQKGYDIALNACERLKENGINFRWYVLGKGPQQKEIEEFIDKNNLTQHFILLGTRSNPYPFIKNADIYVQTSKFEGFGLAIAEARMLNVPVVTTRFDAVYAQMVEGKNGIVVDMNPEAVSDGIMQLINDKELRETIIQYLRGEKKGNIEEVEKFYQLLG